The following proteins are co-located in the Leptospira weilii genome:
- the hisC gene encoding histidinol-phosphate transaminase, which translates to MIQFQSVLGSLKSYEAGKPIELIAREFGIDPNQIIKLGSNENPFGCAQPVIEAVQKAASKMSYYPDDSYSELKTALASKFDLTPDRIIPGNGSDQVLDFACRCVLGPGDSILINRITFAMYKIYALQCGAKVHSTETVLHDLNAFSDLAKSIRPKIIFLCTPSNPIGDALSKLDVYDFLRQIPSNTLVVIDAAYMEFGKKKDSNTFISAKEITDLFPNVFYTGTFSKAYGLGGMRIGYGIGSKELISNLYKMRPPFNVANLSALAATEALKNESHVESYLDNNLKEMKRYEKFAAEQNVEFVDSYSNFITFFARKRGKSSTEISQSLLKQGIILRDLRSYDLNAIRITIGRPEQNDRVLTALEREFS; encoded by the coding sequence ATGATTCAATTTCAATCCGTTCTGGGATCCCTCAAAAGCTACGAAGCGGGAAAACCGATAGAACTCATAGCCAGAGAATTCGGGATCGATCCGAATCAGATCATCAAACTCGGTTCGAACGAAAATCCTTTCGGTTGCGCACAACCTGTCATAGAAGCCGTTCAGAAAGCTGCTTCGAAAATGTCCTACTATCCTGACGATTCTTACTCGGAATTAAAAACCGCACTTGCTTCCAAGTTCGATTTGACTCCCGATCGAATCATTCCGGGCAACGGAAGCGATCAAGTTTTGGATTTTGCCTGTAGATGCGTATTGGGACCCGGTGATTCGATTCTCATCAATCGAATCACCTTTGCGATGTATAAGATCTACGCGCTCCAATGCGGGGCGAAGGTTCATTCCACAGAAACCGTTCTGCATGATCTGAACGCGTTTTCGGATCTCGCAAAATCAATCCGTCCTAAGATCATCTTCTTATGTACCCCATCCAATCCGATAGGAGACGCCCTTTCCAAGCTCGACGTCTATGATTTTTTAAGACAAATCCCTTCAAACACGTTAGTCGTCATAGATGCGGCTTATATGGAATTCGGAAAAAAAAAGGATTCGAACACATTCATTTCCGCCAAGGAAATCACTGATCTTTTCCCGAACGTTTTTTATACGGGAACCTTTTCGAAAGCCTATGGGCTCGGAGGAATGAGGATCGGATACGGAATCGGAAGCAAGGAACTGATTTCCAATTTATATAAGATGCGTCCACCTTTCAACGTCGCCAACCTTTCCGCACTCGCAGCGACCGAGGCGCTTAAAAACGAATCCCATGTGGAATCGTATTTGGATAACAATCTGAAAGAGATGAAACGATATGAAAAATTCGCCGCCGAACAAAACGTCGAATTCGTCGATTCTTACTCGAATTTCATTACATTTTTTGCAAGAAAACGGGGAAAATCCTCCACGGAAATTTCCCAGTCTCTTTTAAAACAGGGAATTATTCTCAGGGATTTGAGGAGTTACGACTTAAATGCGATTCGAATCACGATCGGAAGACCCGAACAAAACGACCGGGTTCTAACCGCTTTGGAACGAGAATTCAGCTGA
- a CDS encoding peroxidase family protein: MILVNFENEKEISLPDNSAPQSLLEISLTNGIPHTNACGGNARCSTCRVLVLENSSNLSPPEQKEKDLSQKKGFPKSVRLACQAKVLGDIRVRRIVLDDEDYNLTIPGSATISGEEKEIAILFSDIRDFTIFSESHLPYDVIHILNRYFYKMGDVVLKHGGKIDKYIGDGLMALFGVDGGSPQEICLSALCAAKEMELELYSLNEYLKSHFHTVFRIGIGVHYGNCILGQLGHPANMSYTAIGDSVNMTSRIESKTKKSGVPVLISEPVYEQVKERVLKGKVFSAQLKGKTGNHKLYEIREILKKTGANTWEEAKNSLRRIILVRETGSWLKLVYHLACLFDKDKNWIGLSAASSFKNFSKLPENSEIVQNLYQLKELLETFYEQTQTRYSLADFLALAGTIAIEKSGGPRIHIKPGRKDELISEVVQILPLGMQTQKDQLPCLQKMKLGIQDLVLISGTRTIGWLGGESLTANPYNFDNSYFHVLLKAGLEGPLLISNDRELLKNDESRAYVLDYALDQSKFFEDFTSTYLKLTI; the protein is encoded by the coding sequence ATGATTCTTGTAAATTTTGAAAACGAAAAAGAAATTAGTTTACCCGACAATTCCGCACCTCAGAGCCTATTGGAAATTAGTTTGACCAACGGCATTCCTCACACAAACGCTTGCGGAGGAAACGCTCGATGTTCCACTTGCCGGGTTTTGGTTTTGGAGAATTCTTCCAATTTATCACCGCCGGAACAAAAAGAAAAGGATCTATCCCAAAAAAAAGGATTTCCAAAATCCGTTCGACTCGCGTGTCAGGCAAAGGTTTTAGGAGACATTCGCGTTCGAAGAATCGTTTTAGACGACGAAGACTACAATCTTACGATTCCGGGATCCGCGACAATCTCCGGAGAAGAAAAAGAAATCGCAATTCTTTTCAGCGACATTCGAGATTTCACGATATTCTCGGAGTCACATCTTCCTTACGACGTCATCCACATACTCAATCGTTATTTTTATAAGATGGGCGATGTCGTTTTAAAACACGGCGGTAAGATAGATAAATACATCGGAGACGGACTCATGGCTCTTTTCGGAGTGGACGGAGGTTCGCCGCAAGAAATTTGTCTCTCTGCGTTATGTGCGGCCAAAGAAATGGAGCTTGAACTTTATTCTCTCAACGAGTATCTGAAATCTCACTTTCATACCGTGTTCCGGATCGGAATCGGAGTACATTATGGAAATTGCATACTAGGGCAACTCGGCCATCCGGCAAACATGTCTTACACCGCGATCGGGGATTCCGTGAACATGACGAGCAGAATCGAATCCAAAACCAAAAAGTCTGGGGTCCCGGTTTTGATTTCGGAACCGGTCTACGAACAGGTAAAGGAACGTGTTCTCAAAGGAAAAGTTTTCTCCGCACAACTTAAAGGGAAAACCGGAAATCACAAACTCTATGAAATCCGGGAAATCCTAAAAAAAACCGGTGCAAACACTTGGGAAGAAGCCAAAAATTCTCTTAGAAGAATCATACTCGTTCGTGAAACCGGAAGTTGGTTGAAACTAGTCTATCATCTGGCATGCCTTTTCGATAAAGACAAAAACTGGATCGGACTTTCCGCCGCGAGCTCTTTCAAAAACTTTTCCAAACTCCCGGAAAACAGCGAAATAGTCCAGAACCTTTATCAACTCAAAGAATTGTTAGAAACGTTTTACGAACAGACTCAAACTCGCTATTCTCTCGCGGATTTCCTCGCACTCGCCGGAACGATAGCAATCGAAAAATCGGGAGGTCCGAGGATTCATATAAAACCGGGAAGAAAAGACGAATTGATAAGCGAAGTCGTTCAGATTCTTCCTTTGGGAATGCAAACCCAGAAAGACCAACTTCCTTGTCTCCAAAAGATGAAACTCGGAATTCAAGATCTGGTGCTTATCTCCGGGACGCGTACGATCGGATGGTTAGGAGGAGAATCTCTCACTGCAAATCCTTACAACTTCGACAACAGTTACTTTCATGTTTTGTTGAAAGCGGGTTTGGAAGGCCCCTTATTGATATCAAACGACAGAGAACTTCTGAAAAACGACGAATCTAGAGCGTATGTGTTGGACTACGCACTGGATCAATCCAAGTTTTTCGAAGATTTTACCTCCACATATTTGAAACTTACGATTTGA
- a CDS encoding EAL domain-containing protein has product MDENENSREESAEQRPVILLVDDEPSILKGLKEQLKLEFGSDFDIEIAEDAESAWDILEECIERGIDIPVVVCDQVMPGMNGDELLIRIHNKKPNIRKIMLTGQASADAVGNALNHANLYRYLPKPWDSNDLILTIREALKSYFSDLYLWELNRKLETTLLYDRETGRPNFESLRRILDERESQGTLSTLAVIRIESSTSTTQHFGVGVYHKVLSQFLASLSSFMGESGNLFYLYQDEVAVLSEIEESKFHSLLVAFRILLRSEYIEAEGVSFRVNVSIGVATHQSSLYYKARIAMMHAAQNSELELMNYSNAMEAGDQYQINLILGRKLNYAISVGNVIPYFQGIYNNTSEKITKFECLARIQDGDRVYSPASFISIARSTGVIRLLTPIMIEKSIRYFAQYPEYSFSVNISESDLEKKGFAFWVTSRLQHYEIAPNRLTLEILETDRLRGGERGLETLKELKECGCKIAIDDFGVDQSNFERLMEIDPDFIKIDGKFIQGIHLSKTPYLLASAMTEMAHRIGAKVIAEFVAGKGEFDTVRSLGVEYCQGYYIMEPAPEIFPIPRIPL; this is encoded by the coding sequence ATGGACGAAAACGAAAATTCCCGAGAAGAAAGTGCGGAACAAAGACCGGTCATACTTTTGGTGGATGACGAACCCAGCATCTTGAAGGGATTAAAAGAGCAACTCAAACTTGAATTCGGTAGCGATTTCGACATTGAAATCGCCGAAGACGCGGAATCCGCCTGGGACATTTTAGAAGAATGTATCGAAAGAGGAATCGATATTCCGGTCGTGGTTTGTGATCAAGTGATGCCTGGCATGAACGGAGACGAGTTACTCATCCGGATTCACAATAAAAAGCCGAATATTCGAAAAATTATGCTGACCGGTCAGGCTTCCGCGGATGCGGTCGGAAACGCATTAAATCATGCGAATTTATACAGATATTTGCCAAAACCCTGGGATTCTAACGATTTGATTCTAACGATCCGAGAGGCTTTAAAGTCTTACTTTTCGGATCTTTACCTTTGGGAACTCAATCGAAAGTTGGAAACGACTCTATTGTACGATCGGGAAACTGGTCGTCCGAATTTTGAAAGCCTGAGAAGAATCTTGGATGAAAGAGAATCTCAAGGAACGCTGTCCACCCTTGCCGTGATTCGAATCGAATCCTCCACTTCCACGACTCAACATTTCGGAGTGGGAGTGTATCATAAAGTACTGAGCCAGTTTCTCGCTTCTCTTTCCTCGTTTATGGGAGAGTCCGGTAATTTGTTTTACCTTTATCAGGACGAGGTCGCCGTTCTTTCCGAAATTGAAGAGAGTAAATTTCATTCTCTATTGGTCGCGTTTCGGATCCTTCTTCGGTCGGAATACATCGAGGCTGAGGGAGTTTCTTTTCGTGTGAACGTTTCGATCGGAGTTGCCACTCACCAATCCTCTCTTTATTATAAGGCTAGGATCGCGATGATGCACGCGGCTCAGAACAGCGAACTCGAACTGATGAATTATTCCAACGCGATGGAAGCGGGAGATCAATATCAGATTAATCTTATCCTGGGAAGAAAGCTGAACTATGCGATCAGCGTAGGTAATGTGATTCCTTATTTTCAAGGAATTTATAATAATACGTCCGAGAAAATTACGAAATTTGAATGTCTTGCGAGAATTCAGGATGGGGATAGGGTTTACTCTCCCGCGAGTTTTATATCAATCGCCAGGTCGACCGGGGTCATTCGTCTTCTGACTCCGATTATGATTGAAAAATCGATCCGATATTTTGCGCAATATCCGGAATATTCTTTTTCGGTGAATATCTCCGAATCGGATTTGGAAAAAAAAGGTTTCGCTTTTTGGGTTACTAGTCGTCTTCAACACTACGAAATCGCCCCGAATCGTCTAACGCTTGAAATTTTGGAAACCGATCGTTTGCGCGGAGGCGAAAGAGGTCTTGAAACCTTAAAAGAGCTGAAAGAATGCGGTTGTAAAATTGCGATAGACGACTTCGGAGTCGATCAATCCAACTTTGAAAGGTTGATGGAAATCGATCCCGATTTCATCAAGATCGACGGTAAATTCATACAGGGAATTCATTTGAGTAAAACTCCTTATCTACTCGCTTCCGCGATGACAGAAATGGCTCATAGAATCGGCGCGAAAGTCATTGCAGAATTTGTAGCAGGGAAAGGGGAGTTTGACACAGTTCGTTCCTTAGGTGTGGAATATTGTCAGGGGTATTACATTATGGAACCGGCTCCGGAGATTTTCCCGATACCTAGGATACCGCTTTAA